A genomic stretch from Strongyloides ratti genome assembly S_ratti_ED321, chromosome : 1 includes:
- a CDS encoding Cytosolic Fe-S cluster assembly factor NUBP1 → MSDVPDNANASCPGTGSSNAGKVSSCAGCPNQSACASGKGPAPDADLVFVSDRLKDVKHKILILSGKGGVGKSTMTSNLALALSQDPKINVAILDVDICGPSQARMMGVEGESVHDSADGWSPIYIKDNLCVMSIAFLLSGRNDAVIWRGARKNALIKQFLKDVDWGEIDYLLIDTPPGTSDEHISIVQMLLQASTLDGALIVTTPQEVSLLDVRKEINFCSKTKVPVIGVIENMSYFVCPCCNKETELFPSTTGGAKGMCDELGLKLLGTLPQDPRMAATVDKGEDFFEKYPDTPLCKAFLELGNQIKSLLNK, encoded by the exons atgtctGATGTTCCTGATAATGCTAATGCTTCCTGCCCTGGCACAGGAAGTAGTAATGCTGGTAAAGTATCCAGTTGTGCTGGATGTCCTAATCAAAGTGCCTGCGCATCAGGTAAAGGTCCTGCACCTGATGCAGATTTAGTTTTTGTTTCTGATAGATTAAAGGATGTTAAACATaagattttaattttatctggTAAAGGTGGTGTTGGAAAAAGTACAATGACATCAAATTTAGCTTTGGCTCTTTCTCAAGATCCAAAAATTAATGTAGCTATTCTTGATGTTGATATTTGTGGGCCATCACAAGCAAGAATGATGGGTGTAGAGGGTGAATCTGTTCATGATTCTGCCGATGGATGGTCacctatatatattaaagataacTTATGTGTTATGTCAATAGCATTTTTACTTTCTGGAAGAAATGATGCTGTAATTTGGCGTGGAGCAAGAAAAAATGCCttgataaaacaatttttaaaagatgtcGATTGGGGTGAAATtgattatcttttaatagaTACTCCTCCAGGAACTTCAGATGAACATATAAGTATTGTTCAAATGTTACTTCAAGCATCAACATTAGATGGTGCATTAATTGTAACAACTCCTCAGGAAGTTTCTTTACTTGATGTTAGAAAAGAA ataaatttttgttcaAAAACTAAGGTTCCTGTTATTGgtgttattgaaaatatgTCATATTTTGTTTGTCCTTGTTGTAACAAAGAAACAGAACTTTTTCCATCAACAACTGGAGGTGCAAAAGGTATGTGCGATGAATTGGGATTAAAATTGCTTGGAACTCTTCCACAAGATCCAAGAATGGCAGCTACTGTTGATAAAGGAGAAGACTTCTTTGAGAAATACCCTGATACTCCTTTGTGTAAAGCTTTTCTTGAATTAGGAAACCAAATAAAAAGCTTACTTAATAAATAG
- a CDS encoding Beta-ketoacyl synthase, N-terminal domain and Beta-ketoacyl synthase, C-terminal domain and Thiolase-like, subgroup domain and Thiolase-like domain and Polyketide synthase, beta-ketoacyl synthase domain-containing protein, giving the protein MTHRVVITGLGAISPYGVGVETLWKGLQSMKSPFIFDDKLGIVCGRLSNKYDDQLKEAGKKYRHINRIGTFSLLAAGEAIKDAGLENENHHETGVNIGVGFTDLEKIVEVGKMIEEKKERRVSPYFIPNILTNIPSSYVAMEYNLLGGSQSCSAACATGITSIGDAFLSIKFGQTKRMLAGAIDSAINSLTKVGFQQLRALTRNKNPELASRPFDEKRDGFVLSEGGGLVVLERLEDALSRKAKIYGEILGYGISSDAHHLTSPREDGLGSLLSMQRCISSSNINPINISYVNAHATSTQIGDKVESASISNLLPTVMVSSYKGHLGHTLAGAGALEAIGTALSIKNKKIIGTLNLEKLDFATNNRMINNCHVWDDDNKKKISLINSFGFGGVYGTLCLSEYYDF; this is encoded by the coding sequence atgacaCATCGTGTTGTCATAACAGGGCTTGGTGCAATATCCCCATATGGTGTAGGAGTGGAAACATTATGGAAAGGTCTTCAGTCAATGAAGTCtccatttatttttgatgatAAATTAGGAATTGTATGTGGTAGACTTAGTAATAAGTATGATGATCAATTAAAAGAAGCAGGAAAAAAGTATAGACATATTAATAGAATAGGAACTTTTAGTCTTTTAGCTGCTGGAGAAGCAATAAAAGATGCTGGtttagaaaatgaaaatCACCATGAAACTGGTGTTAATATTGGAGTAGGATTTACTGATCttgaaaaaattgttgaagTTGGAAAAATgattgaagaaaaaaaagaaagaagaGTATCTCCATATTTTAttccaaatattttaacaaatattccTTCAAGTTATGTGGCTATGGAGTATAATTTATTAGGAGGTAGTCAAAGTTGTTCTGCTGCCTGTGCTACAGGTATAACTTCAATAGGTGATGCCtttttaagtataaaatttgGACAAACTAAAAGAATGTTAGCAGGGGCAATTGATTCAGCAATAAATTCTTTAACAAAAGTTGGTTTTCAACAATTAAGAGCTTTAACTAGAAATAAAAATCCAGAATTAGCATCAAGACCATTTGATGAGAAACGGGATGGTTTTGTTTTAAGTGAAGGTGGTGGTTTAGTAGTTCTTGAAAGATTAGAAGATGCATTGTCAAGAAAAGCAAAAATATATGGAGAAATTTTAGGTTATGGTATTTCATCAGATGCTCATCATTTAACATCACCACGTGAGGATGGACTTGGTAGTCTATTATCAATGCAAAGATGCATTAGTTCATCAAACATCAATCCAATAAATATAAGTTATGTTAATGCTCATGCAACATCAACACAAATAGGTGACAAAGTTGAATCGGCTTCAATATCAAATCTTCTTCCAACCGTCATGGTTTCTTCCTATAAAGGTCACCTTGGACATACATTGGCTGGTGCTGGTGCATTAGAAGCAATCGGCACAGCATTAAGCATCAAGAATAAGAAGATTATTGGAACATTAAATTTGGAAAAACTAGATTTTGCAACAAATAATagaatgataaataattgtCATGTTTGGGATgatgataacaaaaaaaagatatcattaataaattcttttgGATTTGGTGGTGTTTATGGTACATTGTGTTTATCAGAGtattatgatttttaa